One Campylobacter concisus genomic window, ATATAGCGGAAGTAACGAGAGTCTTTTTGGAGCAAAAGGACCAGCTGGATTTTTAGCTAAATTTACTTTTATCGTAGGTATTTTATTTATCTTAAATACACTTGCACTTGGATACTTCTACAATAAAGATCTAAAACGCTCTATCGTTGATAGCTTCGATAGTAAATCTCTAGTCATACCAAAGTCAAACGACGTACCATCAGCTCCTAGTGCACCACAAACTCCAGCAAAATAACAATGATAAAAACACTTTTAGCGTCATTTTTGACGCTAACATTTGCTTTAGCAGACGCTCATATTTTAGTCTATCATCGCTTTGATGATCCAAGACATACAAGCACTGATATTTCTATTAAAAATTTAAGAGAGCAGTTTGAATATTTCAAAAATAATGGCTATGAAGTCGTTAAACTCTCAAAGCTAGTCGATGCTGTAAATGCTGGCGAAAAAATACCTGATAACTGGATCGTCATCACTGTAGATGATGGTTATAAAAGTTTCTATGACAAGGCCCTTAGTGTATTTAAAGAGTATAACTATCCATTTGCACTAATGCTTTATGTGGAAGCCAGTGCAAATAAATATGGCGATTATTTAGATTTTGATCAGATTAAAGAACTTGAGGCTTATGGCGAGATTGGGTACCACTCGTACGCTCATCCAAGAATGACAAAGCTTAGCGATGAGGCATTAAGGGAGGATTTTCAAAAAGGCGTAGAGACCTTTGAAAAGCACATGGGTTATAAGCCAAAATATTTCGCGGTACCATACGGCGAGATCGATAACAGAGTTGTCTCTTTGGCAAAAGAATTTGGCTTTTTAGCCCTTTTAAATCAAAACTCAGGTGCGGTTTCAGACAAGAGTGATGTTTACGATCTCTATAGAACACCAGTAATGAACGGTACCAAAATAGCACTAACATTTAATAGTAAATTTCTAAATGCCCAGTGGATATTTCCAGAGGGCTATCCGCAAAATAATGCGATCGACAAGCTAATCATCAAAACCGATACAAATGCTAGTGAAGGTAGTTTTTTTATGACTGGCTTTAATGGCTTTAAAAAAGTACCTATGACAAATGGTGTTTTTGAATGTAAATTTAACCCCCCTCTCGATAAACGCAAAGTTTTAATATCACTAAAAGTAGATCATCAACGAAGTACAAAACTTCTAATAAAGGACATCAATGCTAAATAAAATTTACGAAACACAAAAAGAAGGCTGCGAAAAAGCAATAGCTTCATTAAAACGTGACTTTACAACGCTTAGAACGGGTAAGGTAAACATTAATATTGTAGATCATGTAATGGTTGATTATTATGGTTCGCCAACTCCGCTCAACCAAGTGGCCACTGTGCTTACAAGCGATGCTTCAACTATTGCTATTACACCTTGGGAAAAGAGCATGATAAAAGCGATCTCTTCAGCTATCCAAGCAGCAAATATCGGCGTCAATCCAAATAGTGATGGTGAGAGTGTCAAGCTATTTTTTCCACCTATGACCGTCGAGCAACGCCAAGAAAATGCAAAACATGCAAAATCAATGGGAGAAAAAGCCAAAGTTAGTATAAGAAACGTAAGAAAAGATGCAAATGATGAAGTAAAAAAACTTGAAAAAGACAAAGCTATAACTGAGGATGAGAGTAAAAAGGGGCAGGATGAGGTTCAAAAGATAACTGACACCTACACTGCAAAAATCGATACTCTTGTAAAAGAAAAAGAAGCCGAGCTTTTAAAAATCTAAAATTTTTAGAAATTTTTCCTTATCTAGCTACTTTTATGTAGCTAGATATTCTCTCAAAATAATATTTCAAAAAAATATTTATTAGCAAGTAGTTTAATTTTTTGTCTGTTGCACTTTTATCTATTAAATATAAATAGAACCTAGACTACATAAAACATAGCCACTACTTTGTCTTTAAACTATTTTCATGGATTGCTTTAATTTAAATTTTTATTTTGGATGTGTATTACAAATATTGTTTTAATAATTTAAGGCAGCTAAAAATAAAATATAAAAACTCTTAAACTTTTCCTTATCTTACAATGTCTTACTTTAAATAAGAAATTTACTGATATTTTTAGTTCTAGTAAATTTTGGACTGAATTTTTATAAAAATTTTCTTATAGGCATTATGAATAATAAATTAGATGTATGGCCGGGAGATAGGGATTCGAACCCCAGGAGGCTTTCACACCTCAACGGTTTTCAAGACCGCCGCTTTCGACCGCTCAGCCATCTCCCGAATTAAAGATTTGTGATTATAACCAACTTTGCTTAAAATTTACTATAATCTTTAAAATTTACTCTGTTTTTTCTTTAATATATGTAGCTCCATCATTTATCTTTTCTTTGGTCCATTCTTTGGCATTATGAGTATCTTCTTTTACGCCATGCCAAGTATTTGAACAACCAGCTACAAAAAATGATATACAAGCTGCTAAAAATAAATTTCTCACTATTATTCCTTCGAGTAGTTATTTTTGAAGTTTGGAGGCG contains:
- the secG gene encoding preprotein translocase subunit SecG; protein product: MSLIFLILQFALAVIITIAVLLQKSSSIGLGAYSGSNESLFGAKGPAGFLAKFTFIVGILFILNTLALGYFYNKDLKRSIVDSFDSKSLVIPKSNDVPSAPSAPQTPAK
- a CDS encoding polysaccharide deacetylase family protein, yielding MIKTLLASFLTLTFALADAHILVYHRFDDPRHTSTDISIKNLREQFEYFKNNGYEVVKLSKLVDAVNAGEKIPDNWIVITVDDGYKSFYDKALSVFKEYNYPFALMLYVEASANKYGDYLDFDQIKELEAYGEIGYHSYAHPRMTKLSDEALREDFQKGVETFEKHMGYKPKYFAVPYGEIDNRVVSLAKEFGFLALLNQNSGAVSDKSDVYDLYRTPVMNGTKIALTFNSKFLNAQWIFPEGYPQNNAIDKLIIKTDTNASEGSFFMTGFNGFKKVPMTNGVFECKFNPPLDKRKVLISLKVDHQRSTKLLIKDINAK
- the frr gene encoding ribosome recycling factor; this translates as MLNKIYETQKEGCEKAIASLKRDFTTLRTGKVNINIVDHVMVDYYGSPTPLNQVATVLTSDASTIAITPWEKSMIKAISSAIQAANIGVNPNSDGESVKLFFPPMTVEQRQENAKHAKSMGEKAKVSIRNVRKDANDEVKKLEKDKAITEDESKKGQDEVQKITDTYTAKIDTLVKEKEAELLKI